One Aureibacillus halotolerans DNA segment encodes these proteins:
- a CDS encoding copper amine oxidase N-terminal domain-containing protein, with amino-acid sequence MKLNKKLMAVPMTAALLAGGAVTPFNVLSEPPTAHAAMHEMSEASTPAVELRLTLSHLLSEHAYLAVETMVKGGEGADDFEEIAAALDTNTDDLTNAIESVYGEEAGEAFNDIWSAHIGYFVDYVKATGAGDEAAKEEALEELDGYRADFSTFLEEATEGSMDADAVAEGLQSHIDQLIGSFEASVEGDYEESYKLEREAIHHMNMVGKMLSTEIVKQFPEKFDNTKAVTDKADLKAHLGHLLSEHAGLAVTVMQNGADGSEDFEASAAALANNTDDLSAAIESVYGNEAGEQFKEMWSEHIGYFVDYVVATGEEDEEAKEQALNNLDGYRADFSEFLETATEGGLKAGPVADGLQEHVNQLIGSFESYVAGDYAEAYDQSRDAYAHMYMPAVGLANAIVAQNNDDSDGEEPQDHNPGHEAPDAGNLVAEVILTIDSDQSTVDGQVMDLFNAPFIWEGHTYVPLRNLAETVGAQVSWDNEDRAAIVKAGGATVKMYADSNRVTVDGTEMESSSDIVIRGDHTQVPVADVARILGWNLDYDSNAKTVTLTK; translated from the coding sequence ATGAAACTCAACAAGAAACTTATGGCTGTTCCGATGACTGCCGCTTTGCTTGCAGGTGGTGCCGTAACTCCATTCAACGTGTTGTCTGAGCCTCCAACAGCTCATGCGGCAATGCATGAAATGTCTGAAGCGTCGACTCCAGCAGTAGAATTACGATTGACACTATCTCATTTGTTAAGCGAACATGCATACCTTGCCGTTGAAACAATGGTGAAGGGCGGAGAAGGTGCAGATGATTTTGAAGAGATTGCAGCCGCATTAGATACAAATACGGATGATCTCACGAACGCGATTGAATCAGTTTACGGTGAGGAAGCCGGCGAGGCATTTAATGATATCTGGAGTGCTCATATCGGCTACTTTGTTGATTATGTAAAAGCAACAGGCGCAGGCGATGAAGCAGCAAAAGAAGAGGCACTTGAGGAATTAGACGGCTATCGAGCAGATTTCTCAACCTTTCTTGAAGAAGCAACTGAGGGTAGCATGGACGCAGACGCTGTAGCTGAAGGCCTTCAAAGTCATATCGATCAGCTAATCGGTTCGTTTGAAGCATCAGTTGAAGGTGATTATGAGGAATCCTATAAGCTTGAACGTGAAGCGATTCATCATATGAATATGGTAGGCAAGATGTTATCTACCGAGATTGTCAAACAGTTCCCAGAGAAGTTTGACAACACTAAAGCTGTGACAGATAAAGCTGATCTTAAAGCACACTTAGGTCATCTTCTAAGTGAACATGCTGGACTTGCTGTCACTGTTATGCAAAATGGTGCTGATGGATCAGAGGATTTTGAAGCATCTGCAGCCGCTTTGGCGAACAATACAGATGATTTGTCAGCAGCCATTGAAAGTGTTTATGGCAATGAAGCAGGCGAGCAGTTTAAAGAAATGTGGAGCGAGCACATTGGCTATTTCGTAGATTATGTCGTTGCTACAGGTGAAGAAGATGAAGAAGCAAAAGAGCAAGCATTAAATAACCTTGATGGGTATCGCGCTGATTTCTCTGAATTCCTGGAAACAGCAACAGAGGGTGGTTTGAAAGCTGGCCCTGTGGCTGATGGATTACAGGAACACGTCAATCAACTCATTGGCAGCTTTGAGTCCTATGTTGCAGGTGACTATGCCGAAGCATACGATCAAAGCCGTGATGCTTATGCGCATATGTATATGCCAGCAGTAGGACTGGCGAATGCCATTGTTGCACAGAATAATGACGACAGTGACGGAGAAGAACCACAAGACCATAATCCAGGTCATGAAGCCCCAGATGCTGGTAACTTGGTCGCAGAAGTAATTCTAACAATTGATTCTGATCAATCCACTGTTGATGGTCAAGTCATGGATCTATTTAATGCACCATTTATCTGGGAAGGTCATACGTATGTTCCTTTGCGCAACCTAGCTGAAACAGTTGGAGCACAAGTAAGCTGGGACAATGAGGACCGTGCAGCGATTGTTAAAGCAGGTGGAGCAACTGTCAAAATGTATGCTGATTCAAATCGTGTGACTGTAGATGGGACCGAGATGGAGTCATCTTCAGACATTGTGATCCGTGGCGATCATACGCAAGTTCCAGTAGCTGATGTAGCACGCATCTTAGGATGGAACTTGGACTACGACAGCAACGCAAAAACCGTCACTCTTACAAAATAG
- a CDS encoding copper amine oxidase N-terminal domain-containing protein, with amino-acid sequence MKAKRLLVSLMAVFLLVPSFAFAADASVKTPASDLRATLDQLLSEHYSLAVLALIKEYDDAPDADAVYDALDENAVAFTPAVASIYGDEGAEQFEDIFRNHNTYTNDFVQAAKNDDEELREEAEAEVDEFVSTFSEFLATATEGNLPEEAAAEALRAHEDLVIGTFDAYVAGDHEEAYKTFREGFKQVFGISKALSNAIVTQFPEKFDNTTVDTDAANLRSMLNTIAAEHFVLATLELQAVYEESDTLDAVQWAEEANTQEFKEAIASLYGTEGANAFEDIWVSEHIDAQSDLAVAVREDDEEAREEAVESLEMFADDFGSFLAMATAGNLPEDAATEAIWAHEEDVIATFDAYVDGNYDETYNSFNEGFGFMFGIGETLGGAIVTQMNEEQEEETEAPVGPPANPVLEVVLNIGASQFTADGETNSLDVAPFIWDGHTYVSIRSLAMTTGEIVLWDNDMRSVVVQSDDKQIRINVDTGQVWVNREKLDMTSNVTIVEGRTQIPVAEVARLLGWDVSFNADAQTVTLDRQ; translated from the coding sequence ATGAAAGCAAAACGCTTGCTAGTATCATTAATGGCTGTCTTTTTATTGGTCCCATCATTCGCATTCGCAGCCGATGCATCGGTTAAAACGCCCGCATCAGATTTACGAGCAACATTAGATCAATTGTTATCAGAACATTATTCGTTAGCAGTTCTTGCATTAATTAAGGAATATGACGATGCGCCAGACGCAGACGCAGTGTACGACGCATTGGATGAGAACGCTGTAGCATTCACTCCAGCTGTGGCTTCAATTTATGGTGATGAAGGCGCAGAGCAATTCGAAGACATTTTTAGAAATCACAATACGTACACAAATGACTTCGTACAAGCTGCTAAAAATGATGATGAAGAGCTAAGAGAAGAAGCTGAAGCAGAGGTTGACGAGTTTGTAAGCACATTCTCAGAATTCCTTGCTACAGCTACAGAAGGAAACCTTCCTGAAGAAGCAGCAGCTGAAGCTCTTCGTGCCCATGAAGACCTTGTAATAGGCACTTTTGATGCCTATGTAGCTGGTGATCATGAAGAAGCTTATAAAACATTCCGTGAAGGCTTTAAACAAGTATTTGGCATCAGCAAAGCACTATCAAATGCCATTGTGACACAGTTCCCTGAAAAATTTGATAACACAACGGTTGACACAGATGCAGCAAACTTGCGTTCAATGTTAAACACTATCGCTGCAGAGCATTTTGTTTTAGCAACACTTGAATTGCAAGCAGTATATGAAGAATCAGACACTTTGGATGCTGTTCAATGGGCTGAAGAAGCAAATACACAAGAATTCAAAGAAGCAATCGCTTCACTTTACGGTACTGAAGGCGCAAATGCATTTGAAGATATTTGGGTTTCAGAACATATTGATGCACAGAGTGATCTTGCTGTAGCTGTGCGTGAAGATGATGAAGAAGCACGTGAAGAAGCAGTAGAAAGCTTGGAAATGTTCGCTGATGATTTTGGTTCTTTCCTTGCTATGGCAACTGCAGGAAACTTGCCTGAAGATGCTGCTACTGAAGCAATCTGGGCACATGAAGAAGATGTGATTGCAACGTTTGACGCTTATGTTGATGGGAATTATGATGAAACATACAATTCATTCAATGAAGGCTTTGGCTTTATGTTCGGTATTGGCGAAACGTTAGGTGGAGCCATCGTAACTCAAATGAATGAAGAACAAGAAGAAGAAACAGAAGCACCAGTAGGTCCTCCTGCGAATCCAGTGTTGGAAGTAGTTTTAAATATTGGTGCATCGCAATTCACGGCTGATGGTGAAACGAACTCACTTGATGTAGCACCATTTATCTGGGATGGACACACGTATGTTTCAATTCGCTCTCTTGCAATGACAACTGGTGAAATTGTTCTTTGGGACAATGACATGCGTTCAGTCGTAGTACAATCAGACGACAAACAAATCCGTATCAATGTGGATACTGGACAAGTCTGGGTCAATCGTGAGAAGTTAGATATGACTTCAAATGTTACGATCGTTGAAGGTCGCACACAAATTCCTGTAGCTGAAGTGGCTAGATTATTAGGCTGGGATGTTTCCTTCAATGCAGACGCTCAAACTGTTACATTAGATCGTCAATAA
- a CDS encoding anti-sigma factor, which translates to MNNLCDNILDYINGHLNTDEKEQFEKHLEEHPACREEYESLVTLMSELPYHSPPIKPSEGMKERILANVLRRSSTLGQVNTENNEEIPSKQAPPVETVKMKKWYQRGVVAGTLVALLFLSLATNVYLLSPGQTDTTFQANNVVSLQASEGFSGEGQASFVQTDSNQSLLVLANNLEPLAGEEVYQVWLLNDGAPSPAGSFKPDETGAGAVVFHPMPDGEVDWDAVAITKEPQPGNQTPEGDILLQNTF; encoded by the coding sequence GTGAACAATCTCTGTGATAACATCTTAGATTATATAAATGGTCATTTGAATACAGATGAAAAAGAACAATTCGAAAAACATTTGGAAGAACATCCGGCGTGCAGAGAAGAGTACGAAAGTCTCGTCACTCTTATGAGTGAGCTCCCCTACCACTCCCCTCCTATCAAGCCATCTGAAGGCATGAAGGAGAGGATTCTTGCAAATGTGCTCAGACGCTCATCTACTCTTGGCCAAGTGAACACCGAGAACAATGAAGAGATACCAAGCAAGCAGGCACCTCCTGTGGAAACAGTTAAAATGAAGAAATGGTATCAGCGAGGTGTTGTAGCGGGAACTCTGGTTGCATTATTGTTCCTCTCTTTAGCAACCAACGTGTATTTGCTCTCTCCTGGTCAAACAGACACTACTTTTCAAGCGAACAATGTCGTTTCATTGCAAGCTTCTGAGGGGTTTAGTGGGGAAGGGCAAGCGAGCTTCGTCCAAACCGATTCAAATCAGTCTTTACTTGTTCTTGCCAATAATTTAGAGCCGCTTGCTGGAGAAGAAGTCTACCAAGTATGGCTTTTAAACGATGGTGCCCCATCACCAGCAGGTTCATTTAAACCTGATGAGACTGGTGCCGGAGCCGTTGTTTTTCATCCAATGCCAGACGGAGAGGTCGACTGGGATGCCGTCGCGATTACAAAAGAACCACAACCGGGCAACCAAACTCCTGAAGGAGACATCCTCCTTCAGAATACGTTTTAA
- a CDS encoding RNA polymerase sigma factor, with the protein MRDESALEKLYDQYERLLYSFAFRITKSKALSEEVLQEVFIKLWEGRAVYCKSKGSFSSWLLTVTRFTAIDLLRKNMKQVPTEDYVFENSPSEENIERDVEWRETGSQLWNAVGTLSDEQKEIVELFYYQGLTQRKIAEVCSMPLGTVKGRLRLALNHLKKALDNERGVRG; encoded by the coding sequence ATGCGCGATGAATCAGCGTTAGAAAAGCTATACGATCAATATGAACGCTTATTGTATTCGTTTGCCTTCCGTATTACAAAAAGCAAAGCGCTTTCAGAGGAAGTCCTTCAAGAAGTGTTTATTAAGCTTTGGGAAGGGCGAGCAGTATATTGCAAAAGTAAAGGCAGTTTTTCATCTTGGCTGTTGACAGTGACGCGGTTCACCGCGATTGATTTGCTTCGCAAAAATATGAAGCAAGTGCCAACAGAGGATTATGTTTTTGAAAACTCTCCTAGCGAAGAAAATATTGAACGTGACGTAGAGTGGCGTGAAACCGGTTCGCAGCTTTGGAATGCAGTGGGTACGCTCAGTGACGAACAAAAAGAGATTGTTGAATTATTTTATTATCAAGGATTAACGCAAAGAAAAATTGCAGAGGTCTGTAGCATGCCGCTCGGTACGGTAAAAGGCAGACTGAGGCTTGCGCTGAACCATTTGAAAAAGGCCTTGGACAACGAGAGGGGGGTCCGAGGGTGA
- a CDS encoding ABC transporter ATP-binding protein — MSTGKRLFEYAKTSRKTIITGLLLLVVAVAAELTGPFIAKAIIDRHIAGVVEPWYETTEQPNAIQYNGQWIIREYYAEAPETKEPVGQFVQIGTQFYWAEDVLPVGQQSYEDGAIVVEGDQTTTRVDASPLNGSEVLAFYAPEGPKIMGWLAFYFGLILIAMFFQYGQNFLLKKSANRIIQRLRVDVFAHLSRLPVRFFDNLPAGKVVSRVTNDTEAIRELYVAVLSNFFTSGIYMTGIYIALFLLSPQLATYSLLLIPVLTLWIIVYRKFASSYNHQIRSKISEINGDMNENIQGMTMIQAFRREAFRKERFEKMNKEYYDAQNKMLRLNSLMSHNLTWVLRNLVLAMIIWAAAGGMTGSLGSVLSLGALYAFVDYVTRLFEPLNNIVNQLSNLEQARVSGERVFKLMDEPGVDVQDDEVSRLKGEVAFEKVTFGYKESEPVLKEIQFHAKPGETIALVGHTGSGKSSIMNLLFRFYDAQQGEILLDGKEIRSYSPQAIRSHMGIVLQDPYLFTGTIGSNIAMDDPSMSRETIEEALKAVGGDSVFQHLELGIDEPVKEKGSTLSSGQRQLISFARALAADPSILVLDEATSNIDTETESIIQHGLNVLKKGRTTFVIAHRLSTIRDADQILVLDAGRIVEQGNHDELMEKNGSYAQMYRLQKQKRAG, encoded by the coding sequence GTGAGTACAGGCAAACGATTGTTTGAATACGCGAAGACCAGCCGAAAAACAATCATTACAGGCCTGCTATTGCTCGTTGTTGCAGTCGCAGCAGAGTTAACAGGACCTTTTATCGCTAAAGCGATTATTGATCGCCATATTGCTGGTGTGGTTGAGCCGTGGTATGAAACAACGGAGCAGCCAAATGCTATCCAGTATAACGGGCAATGGATCATACGTGAGTACTATGCAGAGGCACCAGAAACGAAAGAACCTGTGGGTCAATTTGTTCAGATAGGCACACAGTTCTATTGGGCAGAAGACGTTTTACCTGTTGGACAGCAGTCCTATGAAGATGGCGCCATTGTCGTGGAGGGTGATCAAACCACCACTCGGGTTGACGCATCGCCATTAAACGGGAGTGAGGTGCTCGCATTTTATGCACCAGAAGGCCCGAAAATAATGGGCTGGTTAGCCTTTTATTTCGGACTCATTCTGATAGCGATGTTCTTCCAGTATGGACAAAACTTTCTATTGAAGAAGTCAGCGAATCGAATTATTCAAAGGCTACGAGTCGATGTGTTCGCTCACTTGTCGCGGTTACCTGTTCGTTTCTTTGATAATCTCCCTGCAGGGAAAGTAGTGTCCCGAGTCACTAATGACACGGAAGCAATTCGTGAACTTTATGTTGCTGTGCTATCAAATTTTTTCACAAGCGGCATTTACATGACAGGGATTTATATTGCATTATTCTTGCTTAGCCCACAACTCGCCACATATAGCTTGCTCTTAATCCCTGTGCTTACACTGTGGATTATCGTATATCGCAAGTTTGCGTCGAGCTATAATCATCAAATTCGTTCGAAAATAAGCGAAATTAACGGTGATATGAACGAAAACATCCAAGGAATGACGATGATTCAAGCGTTTCGCCGGGAAGCTTTTCGAAAAGAACGCTTTGAGAAAATGAACAAAGAGTATTATGACGCTCAAAACAAAATGCTTCGTTTAAATTCTCTAATGTCGCACAACTTGACATGGGTGCTTCGAAATCTCGTGCTCGCGATGATTATTTGGGCGGCTGCTGGAGGAATGACCGGCTCGCTTGGAAGTGTGCTAAGCCTTGGTGCCCTCTATGCATTCGTTGACTATGTCACACGTTTGTTTGAACCATTGAATAACATTGTGAATCAATTGTCTAACCTCGAACAAGCGAGAGTCTCTGGAGAGCGGGTATTTAAGCTTATGGATGAACCAGGCGTGGATGTTCAAGACGATGAAGTATCGCGGTTAAAAGGGGAGGTTGCGTTTGAAAAAGTAACCTTTGGCTACAAGGAATCAGAACCGGTACTAAAGGAGATCCAATTTCACGCGAAACCTGGTGAAACCATTGCCTTAGTTGGCCATACAGGGTCAGGAAAGAGCTCCATTATGAACCTGCTGTTTCGCTTTTACGATGCACAGCAAGGTGAGATTTTATTAGATGGCAAAGAAATTCGTTCCTATTCTCCACAAGCCATTCGTTCTCACATGGGAATTGTTCTACAGGACCCTTATTTGTTCACAGGGACAATTGGCTCCAATATTGCGATGGATGACCCATCAATGTCTAGAGAAACGATAGAGGAAGCATTAAAGGCAGTTGGGGGAGATTCGGTGTTTCAGCACTTGGAGTTAGGCATTGATGAGCCAGTAAAAGAGAAGGGGAGCACATTATCAAGCGGTCAGCGACAGTTGATCAGTTTTGCCAGAGCATTGGCAGCAGACCCTTCAATTCTTGTCCTGGATGAAGCCACTTCGAATATTGATACAGAAACAGAAAGCATCATCCAGCACGGACTTAACGTGCTAAAGAAAGGCAGAACGACATTTGTGATTGCACACCGACTTTCTACTATAAGAGATGCAGACCAGATTCTTGTTCTTGACGCCGGTCGAATTGTAGAACAGGGCAATCATGATGAATTGATGGAAAAGAACGGTTCGTACGCACAAATGTATCGTTTGCAGAAACAAAAAAGAGCAGGATAA
- a CDS encoding NAD(P)/FAD-dependent oxidoreductase, with the protein MYDCIVIGGGPAGLMAAASAAEHGARVCLLEKGGKLGRKLAISGGGRCNVTNRQPLPLLVEHLPGNGKFLYSGFSVFNNESIIAFFEQLGIQLKEEDRGRMFPVSNSAQDVVQALLRKLSTLHVDMHVNTKVEGLQFAGQGLEGVIVKGKGLLKAPTVIIATGGKSVPKTGSTGDGYGWAKAAGHSITELYPTEVPVTSNVGWIQSKQLQGLSLSDVAVTVYSHKNKAIKTHRWDALITHFGFSGPAILRCSQYVVKALKKSKGQGDVSLGFDIFPDSMMEDVFQQICQIQQQAPDKAVKNAFRGFLPERYLRLLLEHADIDEDVMARTIPKQKLRVLAGLCKDFRASVNGTLSIEKAFITGGGVHLKEVDPKTMQSKKMNGLFFCGEVLDIHGYTGGYNITAAFVTGFCAGKGVAEVIQGAPQMDENSVSLSNKN; encoded by the coding sequence ATGTATGATTGTATAGTTATAGGTGGAGGTCCGGCTGGTTTGATGGCGGCTGCTTCTGCCGCAGAGCATGGTGCACGAGTATGTTTGTTGGAAAAAGGCGGGAAACTCGGACGAAAGCTTGCAATATCTGGTGGAGGACGCTGTAATGTGACCAATCGTCAGCCGTTGCCACTATTAGTTGAGCACTTGCCAGGGAACGGTAAATTTTTATACAGCGGATTTTCCGTATTTAATAATGAGAGCATTATTGCGTTTTTTGAACAGCTTGGGATTCAATTGAAGGAAGAGGATCGGGGCAGAATGTTCCCTGTTTCTAATTCTGCACAGGATGTTGTTCAAGCGCTTTTAAGAAAGCTATCCACGCTACATGTTGACATGCATGTCAATACGAAGGTCGAGGGACTGCAATTTGCTGGACAGGGTTTAGAAGGCGTAATTGTTAAAGGAAAAGGGTTGCTTAAAGCCCCGACGGTCATTATCGCAACAGGGGGAAAATCGGTGCCGAAAACAGGATCGACAGGTGATGGTTATGGATGGGCAAAAGCAGCCGGTCATAGCATAACAGAGCTTTATCCGACCGAAGTCCCTGTGACATCCAATGTGGGATGGATTCAATCAAAGCAACTTCAAGGGCTTTCTCTGTCTGATGTTGCAGTGACCGTTTATTCTCATAAAAACAAAGCCATTAAAACACATCGATGGGACGCTTTAATTACACACTTTGGTTTTTCAGGACCTGCCATTCTGCGTTGCAGTCAATATGTGGTGAAGGCATTGAAAAAGTCGAAAGGCCAGGGGGATGTATCGTTAGGTTTCGATATATTTCCGGACAGCATGATGGAAGACGTATTTCAACAGATTTGCCAAATACAACAACAGGCACCAGACAAAGCAGTAAAAAATGCCTTTCGAGGTTTCTTGCCTGAACGCTATTTACGTTTATTGCTTGAGCATGCTGACATTGACGAGGATGTAATGGCGAGGACAATCCCTAAACAAAAGCTGAGAGTACTTGCTGGATTGTGTAAAGATTTTAGAGCCAGCGTGAATGGGACACTTTCTATAGAAAAAGCGTTTATCACTGGCGGTGGTGTGCATCTTAAAGAGGTTGATCCAAAAACAATGCAATCAAAGAAGATGAATGGCTTATTCTTTTGTGGCGAGGTTTTAGACATTCATGGATACACAGGTGGTTATAATATCACAGCCGCATTTGTCACAGGGTTTTGTGCTGGTAAAGGCGTTGCAGAAGTCATACAAGGGGCACCACAGATGGACGAAAATAGTGTGAGCTTATCTAACAAAAACTGA
- a CDS encoding GNAT family N-acetyltransferase — protein MQITEIKADYPFHLLLLADPSEELVREYCERGRCFIGAKEDEEIVAVYVLLPTRPATVELVNIVIAEEYQGKGLGKKVVLHAIDQAKWLGFHTVEIGTGSTGVAQLSLYQKCGFRITGVDRDFFLRHYSQPIFENGVQVIDMVRLSMDLHSG, from the coding sequence ATCCAAATAACAGAAATTAAAGCTGATTATCCCTTTCATTTGCTTCTGCTCGCAGATCCATCAGAAGAACTAGTGCGTGAATATTGTGAGCGAGGTCGTTGTTTTATTGGTGCAAAAGAGGACGAGGAAATAGTTGCTGTCTATGTTCTGTTGCCAACAAGACCAGCCACTGTTGAACTTGTGAACATTGTTATTGCCGAGGAATATCAAGGAAAAGGGCTAGGAAAGAAGGTCGTCCTCCATGCGATAGACCAAGCAAAATGGCTTGGCTTTCATACAGTTGAGATTGGCACCGGAAGCACTGGTGTAGCCCAGCTATCCCTTTATCAAAAATGTGGCTTTCGCATCACAGGCGTTGACCGTGATTTTTTTCTTCGTCATTATTCACAGCCAATCTTTGAAAATGGGGTTCAAGTGATTGATATGGTAAGACTATCTATGGATTTACATTCAGGCTGA
- a CDS encoding ABC transporter ATP-binding protein, with protein sequence MFQVLKRMSWFFKEEKKRYIIALTLLIVVGVIDIVPPRIIGLAVDKLQNGGLDYDVVTTYITVIIGSAVVSYFLTFIWMSKLFGGAFVAERRLRSKLMKHLFDMAPPFYERNRTGDLMARGTNDLKAVSMTAGFGLLTLVDSTVFMLTILLAMTILIDWKLTLAAILPLPIMALCITFLGRKIHQRFTVAQAAFGHINDRVLESVGGMRVIRAFRKERDDERRFQEMSEDVYQKNVEVAKIEAFFDPVVNLIVGLSYIIGIGFGSYLVFHGQLTIGELVTFNIYLGMMIWPMFAIGELINIMQRGNASLARVNDTLAEKEDVPDPQTPVSSNGEADIVFNSVTFSYPETNEYQLKDISLQIQKGETVGIVGRTGSGKSTFIKQLLRFYPGTVGVINVGGVHIESQTKNALRSRIGYVPQDHILFSASVKENILFGNPSASEADIEESIRLSALHKDLAFLPEGVETMVGEQGVALSGGQKQRISIARALLAQPDILILDDSLSAVDAKTESAIVNNLKTERAGKTTLITTHRMSAVEHADQIYVFDNGRIVERGTHEELMASEGWYKEQAFAQQLEKEEVVS encoded by the coding sequence GTGTTTCAAGTATTAAAACGAATGTCTTGGTTTTTTAAAGAAGAGAAGAAGCGGTATATCATTGCCCTAACATTATTAATTGTTGTTGGCGTGATCGATATTGTGCCTCCGAGGATTATTGGTCTTGCGGTCGATAAGCTTCAAAACGGAGGGCTCGATTACGATGTCGTTACGACGTATATAACGGTTATTATAGGTTCAGCAGTTGTGAGTTATTTCCTCACATTTATTTGGATGTCAAAGCTTTTCGGTGGCGCGTTTGTTGCTGAGAGACGGCTCCGATCAAAGCTAATGAAACATCTGTTTGACATGGCTCCGCCTTTCTATGAGCGAAATCGAACGGGAGATCTCATGGCTCGAGGCACGAATGATTTAAAAGCTGTATCAATGACAGCAGGTTTCGGGTTGTTGACGCTCGTGGACTCCACCGTGTTTATGTTAACGATTTTACTCGCAATGACCATCCTTATCGATTGGAAGCTTACTTTGGCTGCCATTCTGCCACTTCCTATTATGGCTCTTTGCATAACTTTTTTAGGGAGGAAAATACATCAACGCTTTACCGTTGCTCAGGCAGCCTTTGGTCATATTAATGACAGGGTGCTCGAATCGGTTGGAGGCATGCGTGTCATTCGTGCGTTTCGTAAAGAACGAGATGATGAGCGCCGCTTTCAAGAAATGAGCGAAGATGTGTATCAAAAGAATGTTGAAGTTGCCAAGATCGAAGCGTTTTTCGACCCAGTGGTCAACCTCATTGTTGGGTTAAGTTACATTATCGGCATAGGCTTCGGTAGTTACTTGGTGTTTCATGGTCAGTTGACAATCGGTGAGCTTGTGACGTTCAATATTTATCTTGGCATGATGATTTGGCCAATGTTTGCGATTGGTGAATTGATTAACATTATGCAACGAGGCAATGCGTCACTTGCGAGGGTAAATGATACCTTGGCAGAGAAAGAGGATGTGCCAGACCCGCAAACACCTGTTTCCTCCAATGGAGAAGCAGATATTGTCTTCAATTCGGTAACTTTCTCCTACCCAGAAACAAATGAATATCAGTTAAAGGATATCTCCTTGCAAATTCAAAAAGGAGAAACGGTAGGCATCGTAGGTCGAACGGGCAGTGGGAAATCAACGTTTATCAAACAGCTATTGCGTTTTTATCCTGGCACGGTTGGTGTAATAAATGTTGGTGGCGTGCACATTGAAAGCCAAACAAAAAATGCATTACGAAGCCGTATCGGTTATGTGCCTCAGGATCATATTCTTTTCTCGGCTTCTGTAAAGGAAAATATTCTGTTTGGAAACCCTTCTGCGTCAGAAGCAGACATTGAAGAGTCCATTAGACTATCTGCTCTACACAAAGATTTGGCCTTTTTACCAGAAGGGGTAGAAACGATGGTAGGTGAACAGGGGGTAGCTCTTTCAGGCGGTCAGAAGCAACGAATATCGATCGCCCGAGCATTGCTGGCACAACCTGACATTCTCATTCTTGACGATTCACTTTCGGCTGTTGATGCTAAAACTGAATCAGCCATCGTGAACAATTTAAAAACGGAACGAGCTGGAAAAACAACGCTCATTACGACGCATCGAATGTCAGCTGTTGAGCATGCAGATCAAATCTATGTGTTTGATAACGGTCGAATTGTTGAACGTGGCACGCATGAAGAGCTTATGGCGTCCGAGGGTTGGTATAAAGAGCAAGCTTTCGCCCAGCAGTTGGAAAAAGAGGAGGTGGTCTCGTGA
- a CDS encoding YjcZ family sporulation protein — MGSSYNGGGYGSSFALIVVLFILLIIVGAAFVY, encoded by the coding sequence ATGGGTTCTTCTTATAACGGTGGAGGATACGGTAGCAGCTTTGCTTTAATCGTTGTACTGTTTATTCTTTTGATTATCGTAGGTGCTGCATTCGTTTACTAA